GATTACAtcttgtaactcgattttcacgcCGTGTGTGGGAttcacaaaaatttgttttaaagttACATCGTGTGCAAAGAAAGTTACACCGTGTGCAATTAAAGTTACGTAGCGTGAAAAATGCACATAATTGGCTCAAGCTGTTTGTGCCCCTTGTCCTGCGGTGTGGTGTGCAGAAGTTCGAAGAGGATATCTAAAGGAGAAAAAACAGAGTCCGAAAGGGAGAATAGATTGATCGGTATGTGAGGAGTCTGGGGTGAAACGACCTTTAGTTAAATGCAAAATTTAGTACGACATCAAAATAAAAGACATTCCACCAGAGCAAAAGTGTACAAGGGACAATCCTGCATATgcagttttcttttctttttttttaatttaagaaaaaaaaactttaaagaTAGTGCCCAAATggtcaaaacaaaataagaataaaaggATGCAAGACTCCCTTTAAAGATAAAATGGTACAATCTTTCCATGAAATGTTATGATATTGTTTCTTGATGATTTAGTCATCATCGTTTTCTACCGAAATAAATCTCAATAGTTTCACTTCTGGCTCCTCCTCACCATTAAAATTCGAGAATAAGAAATACTATGAAaatagagaaagaaaaaatattgtAATTAAACACTTGTACTACAGCTAAACTACAACTAAAAAGAAGTAAagttgtttgtttggattgcatttttctagattttttgtagaaaaaatactgtagcgatttgatatatgtgaggtaaaaaagtgataggaaaatgtgttcacgaaaaacgtagcaatttttctttgaaaaactgCTTCCAAACAGGGACGTTTGAATGCACTGTACCTCCAAGTTGATTCCTAAACCAATTTGCTGAACATATAATAAAAGCTTCCAATGTGCTTGGTTGAAACCTAATCATATGTAAGCTGGCCGCTCTTCCTTAAAACTAAAAGCAGAATTTGATGCAACCAAAGATAGAGGAACAATTAAGAAATCTCCAAttgtcgagctcgagcttaaaaaaatagaaaaattattttatttttaaaaagataaaaaaataattattttattttcaaaaataaataaaataatatttttttgacaaataataaaatattagaaatatatatgtaatcttactaataaaattaaaaatatatatatataatcgagcTCCCGCTTGGTATTTTTGAcctcgagttcgagtttgaatttgacttgattagctcgaactcgactcgagttCGATATTAACCGAGCTCGCGAGCGAATCGATTCGTTCGCAACCCTACACACCACTAAAGAAGCAACGGATTAGTTATTACTTTTTATTTATCATCCAAAGTCTCCTTttgtacccaaaaaaaaaaaagttcatccaaagtCAAACTCGTATAAAGCTCGACCGGTCGGACCTAATTAGTTTGGTGGGCCGAATTGGCCCACTTTGCCAGGCCCAAGTGACCACAATGGTATGATATTAAGAACAGCCCACGAGCAAAACGTCGTCGTTGGACTAGTGGGAGCCAATGAAATCGCAGGGGTTGATATGGATGGAAAATGGTTCATCATATAGGCAAGATCCCTTTTTTCCTTGAAATCAGCGAAGAAATCTTAAGCAATCGAGCTGGAAAAAACCCAATTACATTTTAAAATACCCATAAAATCCCAATTTCTGGGGTGGAttctttttccaaattttccttGTGTTGCTTTTCAATCAATGCATAAGGTTTTACCGTTGACCCATATGATATTTTTATGTTAATCTTGTTAATATTCGACATGTAAAATTGGAGCTTCATTTTGTTGTTTTCAGATCTGATTGAAGGGATATAGGCAAGTAGGTAAGCAGGAATTGGTATATGTGATTGAGAGATATGGCAGAAAATCATGATTCAGAGGAGGAGTATAGAGAAGGGTCTGCAGCTGCTGAAGTTGGAGACTCAAATCATTCTATTCCTGTGGAATACACTTCGGACTCAGCTGGGAATGACCAGGTGACTTGCTAATTCCTATCCCAATGTGCATTTTTTGTGTGTATCGCAGAAGGGTTGGCTGAGCTTTCTGCAATTATGCTTGAAATGCATGAAATCAGATTCGACgctgaaaatgaaaatgctctTGTATTAGAGTTTGTTTAGGATTATTGGGCACAATTGTTGAGGTTCCTAATAGTTTTAACTTGTTTTTTTAGAGTTGGACTAGCATATTATGGGCAGAACAGGATGTGAGCTTTGTCTATCCTCTCCGGAGAACTAGGAGAAACTAGTTTTTAGGGGACATGGGCTTCGAAAAGGTGCTGGCTATCGGACAGTAAAAATGTGTACTATTGAGTTCTATGCGGAATTGCTCTCGAGCTGACAAGATTAGGGAGTATTACGGGATTTGTGACATTTTAAAGTTCAATCTAAGAAATCATCTTAGTGTTTTTCAGCAAATCCTTGCTGTTGCTTGCTCTTCAGTGATTGGCGGCATATTTATGATTGGAACTATACTTAACTGAATTAATTAGCTTGAGTAAcacataatttttttcttttttatttttattgtccTAGTGGCAAAGTTTCTTAATGGACTATTTTACATCAGAGAAGTGCAGGGTAAGAGTTGGATTTTGTGGTCTGTCTTGATGTTTCTTTGTTTGATTTCCTGCAGATGGATGGTTCACAACCCATTCAAGATGCATTAAATGATGGAAAGGTAACTGAAGATGGGGGAAGGGAGGACATGTTTGTTGATTGCTCAGAGGAGATAGAAATTTCAGAAACCCAGACAAATTCAGAGGAAAAAGATAATGTACGGGACGACCGAACAGAGGAATTGCATGGTACAACACAAGTTGAAGACTTGCTTGCTGAAATAGCAGACTTGCGACATAAACTCGAAAAAACTGTTTCAGAAAAACAGAGCTTTGCACAGAAATATGAGGTATAATAGCTGTACGTGTTCATAATGTACTCAAGCAGCCAAGCTCACCATATGCATGCATGTATTATTTATTTGACCCAGTTATCTGGAAGTGGCCTTAGTATAAAAACTTTTCTTgcaggaagaaagagaaaatttaaaGGGAGAACTTGGTTACCTTCATTATCAACTCAAGTCTCTGAATGATCAGAATCCATTCCTTGAGAAGGTGTCTGTAGCGCACCCTGATCATCATGATAGACCAGGGTTAGGAGATAGGGATGAGATGAGTCTGGCCTCTGATGCCTCACTGCATCAGATCGTGACTGAATGCTCAGAGTTTCTTAACAGTGCCATGGGTCTCTATTCTCAGACTGAAAATTCCATCAAAGAACTCCATGCTTCCTTACAAATGAAGGATTCTGAAATTGAGGATCTTAATTCAAAGATTACAGAGTTCACCATTTCGCGCGAGGTGACAGTTTTGTACTTAAATTCAGTGCAAGAAGCTGGTTGTCGGACATCTGAAGCACAGGTTGAGAGAGAACACATGATTCAGGAGATTGCAAATAGAATTTTAGCTTCCCTTCCTGTGTCAGTTTCCCAAGTAGGAGGATTCTTGGATGACTCTGCTGGGGAGAAATTTTCTCATATTGAGAAAAGCATCTCACTTTTAATTGAAAAACATAATCAATTTCTTTCAGGAATTGACAGACTTAAACTGTGTTTGAGTGACACGACACCAGATACTCATATGGAGGATGAAGTAGGAGTATTCATGAGTGCATGTGTTAAGCTGCATGAACTTAAAATGAAAGAAGTGGATTTGGAAGAAAAAGTAATccatttccaaaatgaaaatgcaaagttGGTAGAACAACTTGATAAGGACAAAGCAGTCATTGAGAGTGCAAATGcagaaattggaaaacttaatgTGGAAATTGAGCAGGAGAAGACAAGGTATGCTAACACTAAAGAGAAGCTTAGCTTGGCTGTGACAAAGGGAAAGGCTCTGGTGCAGCAGCGAGATTCACTGAAACAAGCGCTAGCAGACAAAACAAGTGAACTTGAGAAATGTTTGATTGAACTGCAAGAGAAGTCAAATGCACTGGGCTTTGCAGAACAGAGTAAGGACTTGTTGATAAAAAGTGAAAGTATGGCCATTCACCTACAGGAGTCTCTTGCTCAAAAGGATTCAGTGCTTCAAAAATGTGGGGAAATTTTATCACATGCTGCTGGAGCTGATGATATTCAGTCTTTTGACTTAGTTGAAAAACTCAGATGGATTGTAGATGAGAGGAATGCACTCAAGGGTGTGACCATAGAGTTCCAAAATGTATCAGATGCCTTATCGTCAATTAAttttcctgaaaacttgttagCAAATGATATGGAAACTAGGCTCAAATGGCTTGTAGAGTCATTCTCTACAGCCAAAGAAGAAGCCATGAAGTTGCAAGAAGAGATAGCTGAAATAAGAGTAGCCTCAAGCAAAGAGGTTGATCGCCTAGTTCAATCAGTTTTGGCAGAAACACAAGAAAAGAGTTACCTGCAGGAGGAATTGGAGGACTTGAGAAGCAAATACGACGGGGTATTCAAAAAAGAGCATCAAGTTGCATGTGAAAGGGATCAAATGGTTAGTATGCTGCTTGAGGCTTCTGGGATGACAAATTCTCTGGAAAAGGTTAATATTTCACAGCGTGATATAGCCAAGATGATAGCAAAGATCAAAGAAGAAGGTGAGGCATCTGTTGAATCTTCATATAGTCAAGTAAAAATCTTAGAAAGACTTCAGAGCCTTCTCTACGTTAGGACTCAGGAGGTGATGCTATATGAGCATCTATTGGAGGAAGAAATGCTTAATAGCGCACAAATGAAGCAGGTTTCAGAAAAGTTGCGTGTTGTGACTCAAGAACTTCATGCACTGAAAGATGAGAAGGTGTCTTTAGAGAAGGAGCTTATAAGAGCTGAGGAAAAAGCTGCTTTAATAAGGGAAAAGTTATCTATGGCAGTTAAAAAGGGCAAGGGTCTTGTTCAAGAAAGAGAGAATTTGAGAAGACTTTTGGATGAGAAGAATACTAAAGTAGAGAGGTTAACATCTGAGTTGCAAGATCTAATTTCTGCATGCAGTGACTGCAGGGATCAGATTAATAAGCTAGAAGCTGATATGGATTGCATTCCGAAGTTGGAAACTGATCTTGTTGCTACTAAGGAACAAAGGAATCAACTTGAGCAGTTCTTGGTGGAGAGTAACAACATGTTGCAGAAAGTCATAGAGTCTATTGATAGCATTGACCACCCTTCTAATTTAGTTTTTAAAGAGCCAGTTGAGAAGGTACAATGGCTTTCAGGATACTTGAACGAATGCCAAAATTCACAAGAAGAGTTGGAGAAACTGAAAGAAGAAACCATCACTTTAATAAGCAAGTTGGTGGAAGCTGAGACATCCATGAAGTCACTCGAGGATGCTTTGTTAGATGCACAAAACAGTATCTCGCAGGTCCttgaagaaaagagagaactAGAAGTTTCTAAAATTCAAAGTGAGGAGGAATTGCAGAAATCTCTGATGGAAGCTGCTTCCCAAAAGAGTAAATTTGCAGAGGTTTCTGCTACTATAAGATCATTTGAAGATGCTTTGACAGTGGCCGAGGATAATATCTCTAACCttgcaaaggaaaaagaagacgCTCTGGTTAGTAGAGCAGCCATAGAAATGGAACTTCAGAAATTGAAGGAGGAGAATTCCATCCAGGCTAGCCGGCTTACTGATGCTGAAGTTACCATACAATCCCTAGAAGATGCATTATCTGAAGCACAGAAAAATTTATCAGTGCTTGCCGAGGAAAATAATAAGACACAAATTGGAAGAAGTGATTTGGAGGAGGATATGAAGAAGCTGAAAGCTGAAGCTGATTCACAGGCTAACAAACTTGCTGATGCTGCAATGACTATAAAGTCACTGGATGATGCAAGATTGGGTGCAGAAAATAAAATATCCGATCTCGTTAAAGAGAACAAAAATGCAGAACATGAGATTTCGGCCCTTAACTCCAAGTTACAGGCTTGTTTGCAGGAGTTGGAGGGATCCCATGGCGGCATTGCAAATAGTTCTAGGGAAATCTCTGGTTATCTTACCAGTATTCAGATGATTCTAAGGGATGATAGTTTGTTATCTTTACTGAAAAAGagttttgaggacaaaattgaGAGCCTAGGGGATATGAATAATATCCTTAAAGAAATGAGGGATTGCTTCTTCGATATGATTGGTCCTGACATGCTACAAAGTTGCCCTGTCATGGAGGTAATCTTTTCCTTTTGGGTTGAATTTAGATTACTTATTACCGTGTCTACATGCTAGCATTATCCGACTCAATATTTGAGCCTTACTAAACCAACAGAGCATGTACTTCAGATCTTGTCTTTTGTCTGAAATTTTTCTTCTGTTTTGCAAATTTCTCGATCATTGAATAGATATAAAGGAACTAATTCTTCAACTTTTCATGTATCTGGATGTTTTGGGGctttcaatgaaattacatagTTGGGCCTTCTAGTCAAGTTTCTGAGCTGTTTGTGCTCCTTACCTCTCATGCTTGCTTTTAATTGTTAGGCAGATCTTTTGGTTTCTGAATTACTTGTTTGTTTATACTGAATAAGCCCTTAGCGTGGTTCTTTTCACATCTGATTGTTGTTTAACAAGATGTATGGATTCTTTGTTCTTTTCTATAGGATGATTATTCTGTCTCGACTCTTTCACCAGATGGCCTTGACAATGCTTTGGAGATGGAAATGGTTAATGTACAGCTAAATGCAGTAGATGATGAGAATGTTACtttgaattttgagaaaactcTTGAAGGATTGCGTTTAAGAGATAAGAATCTTGCTGAGAAAATTGGTAGCTGCTCCGGGATTTTGGATGACTTCATTTTGGCTCTTTTGAAAAGATTGCAGGTAGCCAAGGATGGTGTAATTGTTGCACGCGAGCTCGTTAGATCTTTGAAGCAAAGAGCGAATGATGTTGAAATGGATAGGCAAGCACAAGAGAACACAGTGGCCATGTTAGAAAGTGATATGGAAATTCTTCTGTCTGCCTGTACTAAGGCTACTGAAGAGTTGGAGCTAGAAGTTGAAAATAACTTATCGGA
This portion of the Coffea eugenioides isolate CCC68of chromosome 11, Ceug_1.0, whole genome shotgun sequence genome encodes:
- the LOC113753881 gene encoding putative leucine-rich repeat-containing protein DDB_G0290503, coding for MAENHDSEEEYREGSAAAEVGDSNHSIPVEYTSDSAGNDQMDGSQPIQDALNDGKVTEDGGREDMFVDCSEEIEISETQTNSEEKDNVRDDRTEELHGTTQVEDLLAEIADLRHKLEKTVSEKQSFAQKYEEERENLKGELGYLHYQLKSLNDQNPFLEKVSVAHPDHHDRPGLGDRDEMSLASDASLHQIVTECSEFLNSAMGLYSQTENSIKELHASLQMKDSEIEDLNSKITEFTISREVTVLYLNSVQEAGCRTSEAQVEREHMIQEIANRILASLPVSVSQVGGFLDDSAGEKFSHIEKSISLLIEKHNQFLSGIDRLKLCLSDTTPDTHMEDEVGVFMSACVKLHELKMKEVDLEEKVIHFQNENAKLVEQLDKDKAVIESANAEIGKLNVEIEQEKTRYANTKEKLSLAVTKGKALVQQRDSLKQALADKTSELEKCLIELQEKSNALGFAEQSKDLLIKSESMAIHLQESLAQKDSVLQKCGEILSHAAGADDIQSFDLVEKLRWIVDERNALKGVTIEFQNVSDALSSINFPENLLANDMETRLKWLVESFSTAKEEAMKLQEEIAEIRVASSKEVDRLVQSVLAETQEKSYLQEELEDLRSKYDGVFKKEHQVACERDQMVSMLLEASGMTNSLEKVNISQRDIAKMIAKIKEEGEASVESSYSQVKILERLQSLLYVRTQEVMLYEHLLEEEMLNSAQMKQVSEKLRVVTQELHALKDEKVSLEKELIRAEEKAALIREKLSMAVKKGKGLVQERENLRRLLDEKNTKVERLTSELQDLISACSDCRDQINKLEADMDCIPKLETDLVATKEQRNQLEQFLVESNNMLQKVIESIDSIDHPSNLVFKEPVEKVQWLSGYLNECQNSQEELEKLKEETITLISKLVEAETSMKSLEDALLDAQNSISQVLEEKRELEVSKIQSEEELQKSLMEAASQKSKFAEVSATIRSFEDALTVAEDNISNLAKEKEDALVSRAAIEMELQKLKEENSIQASRLTDAEVTIQSLEDALSEAQKNLSVLAEENNKTQIGRSDLEEDMKKLKAEADSQANKLADAAMTIKSLDDARLGAENKISDLVKENKNAEHEISALNSKLQACLQELEGSHGGIANSSREISGYLTSIQMILRDDSLLSLLKKSFEDKIESLGDMNNILKEMRDCFFDMIGPDMLQSCPVMEDDYSVSTLSPDGLDNALEMEMVNVQLNAVDDENVTLNFEKTLEGLRLRDKNLAEKIGSCSGILDDFILALLKRLQVAKDGVIVARELVRSLKQRANDVEMDRQAQENTVAMLESDMEILLSACTKATEELELEVENNLSELSSVSILENSSTELEAFGQDALIDHDLKSEGNKYVHIAEKLLLATRHCRNFNKHFHGMKHMMVSTVEDLQNQLIETKTTCGSLLEERDLNQKKISKLETDLEVAENLCREMKLKIEDHEARQPMLKERETELLVAHSTSPKNVHEAQEFSLSASQIKSLFNKMSAIGISLPESEVEDLETTYSTDVQKLFYIIDNFNGLKDKINSEAQEKENLQSMLEKQVTAVEHLNEEVKGYVREKQESERMRNELALGLESIIQKLGGDKLVGGEKIAHVTGLLSALDMMVMATKAESENLKSKTDELSTKLLSTEKFVDELSSKVKLLEGSSHGGVAFPETIKEKGISELSSSNSQPEISEIQELGQGKNVAVSSVPSAAHVRTLRKGSSDHLAISIDPESERLANNEQADEDKGHVFKSLNTSGLIPRQGKMIGDRIDGIWVSGGRALMSHPRARLGLIAYWLLLHIWLLGSIL